The sequence below is a genomic window from Draconibacterium halophilum.
TTATGCCCGCGGAGCCGACGACGATAAAGGTCAGGGAATGATGCACGCCAAAGCTTTTGAGCTGATGGTAAAAACAAACACCCTGCCTTGCAACGTAAAATTTATGATTGAGGGTGAGGAAGAAGTTGGATCGCCAAACCTGGGCCTTTGGTGCGAGCAAAACAAAGAAATGCTAAAAGCCGATATCATTTTGGTTTCCGACACATCGATGCTGGCTGCTGATATACCATCGATTACAACCGGATTGCGCGGACTGGCCTACTGGCAAGTAGAAGTTACCGGCCCTAACCGCGACCTGCATTCAGGTTTATTTGGTGGTGCTGTTGCCAACCCGATTAACGTACTATGCTCGATGATCGACCAAATGGTTGACGAAAATGGCAAGATTACCATCCCGGGTTTTTACGATACAGTGCAGGAAGTTTCGGCCGAAGAACGTGCTTTATTGGCGAAAGCGCCTTTTAACGAGGAAGCTTATAAAAAAGCCATTGGCGTTGAAGAACTAAAAGGCGAAAAAGGTTTTACTCCAAGCGAACACACCGGCATTCGTCCGTCGTTTGATGTGTGTGGTATTTGGGGTGGTTACACCGGCGAAGGCGCTAAAACCGTGTTGCCATCGAAAGCTTTTGCAAAAATATCATCGCGTTTGGTACCTGATCAGGATCACGAAAAAATAGCTGTACTTTTTAAAGAGCACTTTGAAAGTATTGCCCCAAAATCGGTAAAAGTTGAGGTTACCTCGTTGCATGGTGGTCCGGCTTATGTTTGCCCAATTGATATTACGGCCTACCAGGCAGCAGAAAAAGCCTATACCGATACTTTTGGTAAGCGTCCGGTTCCGGTTCGTTCGGGTGGAAGTATTCCAATTATCTCATCTTTTGAAAAGATACTTGGAATAAAATCAGTATTAATGGGCTTTGGACTGGAAGCAGATGCTATTCATTCTCCCAACGAAAACTACCCGCTGGAGCAGTTTTACAAAGGCATAAAAACCATTCCGCTGTTTTACAAGTATTTTGCGGAGATGTGTAAATAAAATTAGAAGACCTTCAAGGTAAGAAAAACCTTGAAGGTCTTGAAAGCTGAACATTATTCCTCCTCCGGATCATTATCTTTCTTATTTCTCCCATCGCACTGGCTAAGGCGATTGTTGTATTTTTCTATACGCTGGTTTAACTCATTCACAAAAGCGTCGTAATCTTCCGATCCACGAACAAAAATCAAAGCATCTACCAATTTGGCAACATTACGGTAAGCCGCATCAAGTTGTTTGCGGGCATCCTTCATTTTAAAGGTGGTTTGCCCGATTCATCGGTATAACGTTCGCCCACCAATTCAACCACTGCCTGGTTCTTGGCTTTTAATTCGGGCACCCATGCAGTAAGGCCAACCAATGCCACATGGCAGGTGACTTTATTTATCTCACAAAAGTCACCTGCTGAACTTGTATAAAAATATTCGCTTTTTGTAAACACACCTACCGGTTTATTAAAGCCAAACCTACAAAATACACACCGCCTCGGGTATTGGATTTATAATTACGGCTCTTTAAGTTGTGTTAAAATTCTGTACAACATTTTTTCACCTGGCTTTAGCCACCCAATCTAATCACACTAAAGCTGTGCATAAATTCTACGCATAAATCCACAATCACCCCAAATTATCTTACGAATTCTTTCCACAGATTATAAATTAAACCAAAAGATCAAGATTCTCTACTACAGCGCTATACAAGACCCCAAAAGTCCCTAAAGTAAAAAACACAGTATTTATTTGTATTGCGGCACAAGGTTTGAATTTCCACTTTTGTATTATTTAAATTAAATCAAAATTAGAGAAAGAAAATGCAATATGCTGTAATAGTTACAATACTGGTGGCGTTTAACATATTTTGTTTGTCGGCAGATTATAACAACACCCCCATTGACAAAACGATTGCCTCAGAAAATGAAAGCAGTATTTTTGCTAAACTCGACCTTAGAATACTGGACCAATACTTAAATGCGAATGTTCCTGAAGAACACCTACACGAATTGCTCGATTTCTATACCGCCCGCAATAACGATTTGGTCTGGAGTAATTATGGAGTACTTCACAAAAATGGAATTGAACTTCTGAGAAGCATTGAAAACGCCTGGCAACATGGTTTATCTCCAAAGTTTTACAGTGTGGATAACATAAAATATGAGATTAAAAATATCGAAAAGAATCGTCTTTTTAACCCTGTTAACATCTCGAAATTAGATATTCTTCTAACCACCACTTATATTGATTATGCCAGCGATCTTTCAACAGGGCGATTAAATCCGGGGCATTTAAAAGTAGGTTGGGAAATATTTACACACAAACAAAATCTGGCAAAATATTTAACTCAATCTTTATTGCACGGCAAAATCGATGAATCTCTTGAAAACCTGGCTCCAAAATCTACTCAATATCAAAAACTTTCTAACGCATTGCAGCGTCTGATTGAACAAAAAGAAGCTGGCGAATGGCCTTATCCGGGATTAATGGATAAACTCGAAAAAAATGATTCTGTACCTGAGGTTATAAAAATTAAAAAATACTTGTTTGCCACAGGTTATTTACACAATTCCAATCCAAACTATTTAACCAATTACCTTTTCGACGACGAGTTGGCAGTTGCACTAGCCAATTTTCAGGCTCAACACGGTTTGGAGCAGGATAGCATTGTTGGCAAGAACACATTAAAACAAATGAACTTATCATTCGATTATCGTTTAGAGCAAATTAAAATTAATTTAGACCGTTTACGTTGGCTTCCCGACAACATTAGCACGCGAGATATCATCGTTAATATTCCAGATTTCTCGCTTAACTATTTCCAGGATCAAAGTTTAAAGCAAAAAATGAATGTGGTAGTTGGAACAAATAAAAATTATACTCCGGCAATAAAGGATACCATAACCTCTATTGTTTTTAATCCACAATGGAATGTTCCGTACAGTATGGCAGTAGATGAAATAATTCCTGAGTTGAAGAAAGATTCAAACTATTTAGCTAAACGAAACTTTAAGTTGGTTTCCGGATCATATTTCAGCAAATCCGAAATTGACGCTACAAAAATCAATTGGAATGATGTATCTGCTTCAGATTTTCCATATCTGATTGTGCAAAAATCCGGCAGTACAAACTCCTTGGGGCTTGTAAAGTTTATGCTTCCCAATAACCAGAATATTTATCTCCACGATACTCCGGCCGATCACCTGTTTAACCGTTGGCAACGTAATTTTAGCCATGGTTGTGTGCGATTAGAAAAACCTTTTCAACTGGCAGAAGAAATTTTGGATGGCCAAATTTCGCACGAAAAAGTTAAAGAGATTGTGGCATCGAAAGAGTCAAAAACCATTCGCCTTGACAAACCAGTAGCCGTTCATATTGTATATCATACTGCCTGGGTTGATTCGCAGGATCGTTTGCAATTTAGGGATGATATTTATGGCTACGATGAGATGTCGATTCCTCTTTTTAATACTCCTTCCAAATGGCAAGAAACAACTACATTACAGTAATTTTACAATCTGCTCTCACAACTCTATTACCTACTAAAAAGTATCGTATTTAACTTTCTAATTACCTTTCTTTTGCATTCGTTAACATTTTCCCTCAATATTATTTTCTATTTTCGCGCCTAACCAGAAGCAGGAGAATAGATTATTTTTTATTAAACACCGCCCCATCTGCCTGATTTAATGCCACTTACAAAATGGCATAAAAGTTGACAATAGGGAGGCTCAACAGAAAAGTTGAAATAATCGATTAAATTAATTGGATGAGATAGAGTAAATATAAGTTACGCAAAACAGAAAGAATTATAAACTATGAACAAAAAACTACAAGCCCTTTTTATGTTCTACTCATTATTGTTTATGGGCATGAATATAAATAATGCAAACGCGATTCCTGAATCACTCGAGCACAATTCGAACCGTCTTACAACCACGGAAGTTATTTTTAACGAATTACAAAAGAGTGAAATTAGTTTACCGTCTGTTGAAGCATTTTCAGCGGCAATTAAGGGTTTTAGCAACCTCAAAAAGGGATCAGAAAAAATTACAAAAAATATACTTTCTATAGTTGATTTTAGTTTGCCATCAACAAAAAAACGTTTCTGGGTTATCGATTTAGAAACCAAAAAAGTTCTTTTTAACGACTATGTTGCACATGGCCGAAATTCAGGAAATAACATTGCGAAGAAGTTCTCGAATGTG
It includes:
- a CDS encoding dipeptidase encodes the protein MEYINKYVEENKDRFLEELFGLIRIPSISSIADHKPDMYKAAEYWKKTLLEAGADKATIYETAGNPVTYGEKIIDPLLPTVLVYGHMDVMPVDPIDLWDTPPFEPQVRDGKIYARGADDDKGQGMMHAKAFELMVKTNTLPCNVKFMIEGEEEVGSPNLGLWCEQNKEMLKADIILVSDTSMLAADIPSITTGLRGLAYWQVEVTGPNRDLHSGLFGGAVANPINVLCSMIDQMVDENGKITIPGFYDTVQEVSAEERALLAKAPFNEEAYKKAIGVEELKGEKGFTPSEHTGIRPSFDVCGIWGGYTGEGAKTVLPSKAFAKISSRLVPDQDHEKIAVLFKEHFESIAPKSVKVEVTSLHGGPAYVCPIDITAYQAAEKAYTDTFGKRPVPVRSGGSIPIISSFEKILGIKSVLMGFGLEADAIHSPNENYPLEQFYKGIKTIPLFYKYFAEMCK
- a CDS encoding murein L,D-transpeptidase catalytic domain family protein yields the protein MNKKLQALFMFYSLLFMGMNINNANAIPESLEHNSNRLTTTEVIFNELQKSEISLPSVEAFSAAIKGFSNLKKGSEKITKNILSIVDFSLPSTKKRFWVIDLETKKVLFNDYVAHGRNSGNNIAKKFSNVPSSYSSSLGFYITAETYQGKHGLSMRLDGIDKGFNDNARARAIVVHGADYVSHDFIKKHGRLGRSLGCPSLPMDVNKKVIDTINGGSVFFIYSKDANFLTRSEILNPTTAMPATKG
- a CDS encoding DUF6261 family protein, encoding MFTKSEYFYTSSAGDFCEINKVTCHVALVGLTAWVPELKAKNQAVVELVGERYTDESGKPPLK
- a CDS encoding DUF6261 family protein, translating into MKDARKQLDAAYRNVAKLVDALIFVRGSEDYDAFVNELNQRIEKYNNRLSQCDGRNKKDNDPEEE
- a CDS encoding L,D-transpeptidase family protein; its protein translation is MQYAVIVTILVAFNIFCLSADYNNTPIDKTIASENESSIFAKLDLRILDQYLNANVPEEHLHELLDFYTARNNDLVWSNYGVLHKNGIELLRSIENAWQHGLSPKFYSVDNIKYEIKNIEKNRLFNPVNISKLDILLTTTYIDYASDLSTGRLNPGHLKVGWEIFTHKQNLAKYLTQSLLHGKIDESLENLAPKSTQYQKLSNALQRLIEQKEAGEWPYPGLMDKLEKNDSVPEVIKIKKYLFATGYLHNSNPNYLTNYLFDDELAVALANFQAQHGLEQDSIVGKNTLKQMNLSFDYRLEQIKINLDRLRWLPDNISTRDIIVNIPDFSLNYFQDQSLKQKMNVVVGTNKNYTPAIKDTITSIVFNPQWNVPYSMAVDEIIPELKKDSNYLAKRNFKLVSGSYFSKSEIDATKINWNDVSASDFPYLIVQKSGSTNSLGLVKFMLPNNQNIYLHDTPADHLFNRWQRNFSHGCVRLEKPFQLAEEILDGQISHEKVKEIVASKESKTIRLDKPVAVHIVYHTAWVDSQDRLQFRDDIYGYDEMSIPLFNTPSKWQETTTLQ